A single genomic interval of Oncorhynchus mykiss isolate Arlee chromosome 13, USDA_OmykA_1.1, whole genome shotgun sequence harbors:
- the LOC118938313 gene encoding uncharacterized protein LOC118938313 isoform X2: MEKNRLYSQSLPNSFRTRLNVIGTGSFMVLNNKLTVRRYMDLTWGESLWEVLKTTFYWTCLGDKATLFSNDINQTRKCPNTGRASCHELTRELLGQYISDTLSNVHTVREFCDRHSKWALQRKTELEMMRDIKQRADRIDLKFDHVRNSATKAKAFGEFVWSGLTQGTADSRREELEKELGAVLKDTLGGLEKLDYFLDAVECLAVTCLLVFEENRFFCLPQGTSPASVQAVITAARISCPLLIYFKRDAKAFFMPSLLNVEVLALQLDRYIEISQQLCKRMDIVWHPSAAHPSP, from the exons ATGGAAAAAAATAGACTATACAGCCAGAGTCTTCCGAACAGCTTTAGAACGAGACTAAACGTCATAGGCACAGGCTCGTTCATGGTTTTGAACAATAAATTGACTGTCAGGAGATACATGGACTTGACATGGGGAGAGTCATTGTGGGAGGTTTTGAAAACTACG TTCTATTGGACATGCCTTGGGGACAAGGCAACACTGTTCAGTAACGATATCAACCAAACCAGGAAATGTCCAAACACAGGGAGAGCGTCATGTCACG AGTTAACAAGGGAGCTCTTGGGCCAGTACATCTCTGACACCCTCAGCAACGTTCACACAGTGAGGGAGTTCTGTGACAGGCATTCCAAATGGGCCCTTCAGAGGAAGACAGAACTGGAAATGATGAGGGACATCAAGCAGAGGGCAGACAGAATTGACCTTAAGTTCGACCATGTCCGTAACTCAGCGACCAAGGCCAAGGCGTTTGGGGAGTTCGTATGGAGCGGTCTGACCCAGGGGACTGCAGACAGTAGGCGTGAGGAGCTGGAGAAGGAGCTGGGGGCTGTACTAAAGGACACTCTGGGAGGCCTGGAGAAGCTGGATTACTTCCTGGATGCTGTGGAGTGTCTGGCGGTCacctgtctgttggtgtttgaGGAGAACAGGTTCTTCTGTCTGCCTCAGGGGACGAGCCCTGCCAGTGTTCAGGCTGTCATCACTGCTGCCAGAATATCCTGCCCTCTCCTCATCTACTTTAAGAGGGATGCTAAGGCCTTCTTTATGCCCAGCCTCCTCAATGTAGAGGTGCTGGCCCTCCAACTGGACAGATACATAGAAATCAGCCAGCAGCTCTGTAAGAGGATGGACATAGT GTGGCATCCTTCAGCCGCCCACCCTTCACCGTGA
- the LOC118938313 gene encoding uncharacterized protein LOC118938313 isoform X1, protein MEKNRLYSQSLPNSFRTRLNVIGTGSFMVLNNKLTVRRYMDLTWGESLWEVLKTTFYWTCLGDKATLFSNDINQTRKCPNTGRASCHELTRELLGQYISDTLSNVHTVREFCDRHSKWALQRKTELEMMRDIKQRADRIDLKFDHVRNSATKAKAFGEFVWSGLTQGTADSRREELEKELGAVLKDTLGGLEKLDYFLDAVECLAVTCLLVFEENRFFCLPQGTSPASVQAVITAARISCPLLIYFKRDAKAFFMPSLLNVEVLALQLDRYIEISQQLCKRMDIVSSISQMLFWKKKNDIPALLHLLL, encoded by the exons ATGGAAAAAAATAGACTATACAGCCAGAGTCTTCCGAACAGCTTTAGAACGAGACTAAACGTCATAGGCACAGGCTCGTTCATGGTTTTGAACAATAAATTGACTGTCAGGAGATACATGGACTTGACATGGGGAGAGTCATTGTGGGAGGTTTTGAAAACTACG TTCTATTGGACATGCCTTGGGGACAAGGCAACACTGTTCAGTAACGATATCAACCAAACCAGGAAATGTCCAAACACAGGGAGAGCGTCATGTCACG AGTTAACAAGGGAGCTCTTGGGCCAGTACATCTCTGACACCCTCAGCAACGTTCACACAGTGAGGGAGTTCTGTGACAGGCATTCCAAATGGGCCCTTCAGAGGAAGACAGAACTGGAAATGATGAGGGACATCAAGCAGAGGGCAGACAGAATTGACCTTAAGTTCGACCATGTCCGTAACTCAGCGACCAAGGCCAAGGCGTTTGGGGAGTTCGTATGGAGCGGTCTGACCCAGGGGACTGCAGACAGTAGGCGTGAGGAGCTGGAGAAGGAGCTGGGGGCTGTACTAAAGGACACTCTGGGAGGCCTGGAGAAGCTGGATTACTTCCTGGATGCTGTGGAGTGTCTGGCGGTCacctgtctgttggtgtttgaGGAGAACAGGTTCTTCTGTCTGCCTCAGGGGACGAGCCCTGCCAGTGTTCAGGCTGTCATCACTGCTGCCAGAATATCCTGCCCTCTCCTCATCTACTTTAAGAGGGATGCTAAGGCCTTCTTTATGCCCAGCCTCCTCAATGTAGAGGTGCTGGCCCTCCAACTGGACAGATACATAGAAATCAGCCAGCAGCTCTGTAAGAGGATGGACATAGT TAGCTCCATCAGTCAAATGCTGTTTTGGAAAAAGAAGAATgacatccctgctctcctccacctcctcctctaa
- the LOC118938313 gene encoding uncharacterized protein LOC118938313 isoform X3 — protein MSKHRESVMSRSELTRELLGQYISDTLSNVHTVREFCDRHSKWALQRKTELEMMRDIKQRADRIDLKFDHVRNSATKAKAFGEFVWSGLTQGTADSRREELEKELGAVLKDTLGGLEKLDYFLDAVECLAVTCLLVFEENRFFCLPQGTSPASVQAVITAARISCPLLIYFKRDAKAFFMPSLLNVEVLALQLDRYIEISQQLCKRMDIVSSISQMLFWKKKNDIPALLHLLL, from the exons ATGTCCAAACACAGGGAGAGCGTCATGTCACG ATCAGAGTTAACAAGGGAGCTCTTGGGCCAGTACATCTCTGACACCCTCAGCAACGTTCACACAGTGAGGGAGTTCTGTGACAGGCATTCCAAATGGGCCCTTCAGAGGAAGACAGAACTGGAAATGATGAGGGACATCAAGCAGAGGGCAGACAGAATTGACCTTAAGTTCGACCATGTCCGTAACTCAGCGACCAAGGCCAAGGCGTTTGGGGAGTTCGTATGGAGCGGTCTGACCCAGGGGACTGCAGACAGTAGGCGTGAGGAGCTGGAGAAGGAGCTGGGGGCTGTACTAAAGGACACTCTGGGAGGCCTGGAGAAGCTGGATTACTTCCTGGATGCTGTGGAGTGTCTGGCGGTCacctgtctgttggtgtttgaGGAGAACAGGTTCTTCTGTCTGCCTCAGGGGACGAGCCCTGCCAGTGTTCAGGCTGTCATCACTGCTGCCAGAATATCCTGCCCTCTCCTCATCTACTTTAAGAGGGATGCTAAGGCCTTCTTTATGCCCAGCCTCCTCAATGTAGAGGTGCTGGCCCTCCAACTGGACAGATACATAGAAATCAGCCAGCAGCTCTGTAAGAGGATGGACATAGT TAGCTCCATCAGTCAAATGCTGTTTTGGAAAAAGAAGAATgacatccctgctctcctccacctcctcctctaa